In Polynucleobacter sp. MWH-S4W17, a genomic segment contains:
- a CDS encoding carbonic anhydrase family protein, producing the protein MKNPFIILAAAALISSSAVLASDDSPAVTKVTLYKPGITMTKSVQAGISPDDAMNILKAGNERFVSGKPLSRNQKTLVTQTALGQYPLAHVIACMDSRSGPEVVFDMSTGDIFSNRVAGNVINDDILGGLEYGSKVVGTPLIVVLGHTSCGAIKGACDGVKLGNLTQLLEKIQPAVQMSKTPGERNGKNYKFVNEVTELNIDDSVNEIRTKSPILADLEKQGKVKIVGALYDTSTGRVSWR; encoded by the coding sequence ATGAAAAATCCATTTATTATTCTCGCCGCCGCTGCATTGATCTCATCATCAGCAGTCCTTGCATCTGATGACTCACCGGCAGTTACTAAAGTTACTCTATACAAACCTGGCATCACGATGACAAAATCAGTTCAGGCCGGAATCTCTCCTGATGACGCAATGAATATCCTTAAAGCAGGCAATGAGCGTTTTGTTTCCGGAAAACCATTGAGCAGAAACCAAAAGACTCTGGTCACTCAAACCGCTTTAGGGCAATACCCTTTAGCTCATGTTATTGCATGCATGGACTCTAGAAGTGGGCCTGAAGTTGTTTTTGATATGAGCACCGGAGATATATTTTCCAACAGGGTTGCTGGCAATGTGATTAACGATGACATTTTAGGTGGCTTAGAGTATGGCTCTAAAGTGGTTGGCACTCCGCTCATCGTAGTGCTAGGTCACACCAGCTGTGGCGCTATTAAGGGTGCCTGTGATGGAGTGAAACTAGGCAACCTAACTCAATTGCTTGAAAAAATTCAGCCCGCCGTTCAGATGTCAAAAACACCGGGGGAGCGTAATGGTAAGAACTACAAATTTGTGAACGAAGTTACTGAGCTAAATATTGATGATTCAGTCAATGAGATACGCACTAAGAGTCCAATTCTAGCGGATCTTGAAAAACAAGGAAAAGTCAAAATCGTTGGCGCCTTGTATGACACCTCTACTGGCAGAGTATCTTGGCGGTAA
- the thiD gene encoding bifunctional hydroxymethylpyrimidine kinase/phosphomethylpyrimidine kinase, translating into MKSLLPTSVQIPKVLTIAGSDSGGGAGLQADLKAITALGGYGMSVITAITAQNTLGVTRIQDVDLDVVEAQIDAVLMDIGADIVKIGMLASPEIVRTVAKSLRKHGVKRIVLDPVLRATSGASLGGDDTAQAMIADLFPIATLVTPNLDEASLLLGREISGPNDFKLAAEELLEMGPQAVLIKGGHLDSTHTQITDYLMWRSMEDGLEVVQSKEFKHYRVNTVNTHGTGCSLASAIATYLADGHDLAHAVAKAIAYIEAGLEAGRFLSIGEGPGPLWHMHDFYPTSLLEEKGNY; encoded by the coding sequence ATGAAATCACTTCTTCCCACTTCTGTGCAGATCCCCAAAGTACTGACCATTGCTGGGTCCGATAGCGGCGGTGGGGCGGGGCTCCAGGCCGACCTCAAGGCGATCACCGCCCTTGGTGGCTACGGCATGTCAGTCATTACGGCAATTACCGCCCAAAATACCTTGGGTGTAACGCGTATTCAGGATGTAGATCTTGATGTGGTTGAAGCCCAGATCGACGCTGTTTTAATGGATATTGGCGCCGATATAGTCAAAATCGGTATGTTGGCCAGCCCAGAAATAGTCCGCACAGTTGCTAAATCGTTACGCAAACACGGCGTTAAGCGGATTGTTCTAGATCCTGTTTTGCGCGCTACTTCTGGTGCAAGCTTAGGTGGCGACGATACCGCTCAAGCCATGATTGCTGACTTGTTTCCGATTGCAACACTGGTTACGCCCAATCTAGATGAAGCTTCATTACTACTTGGTCGTGAAATAAGCGGTCCAAATGATTTCAAATTGGCTGCCGAAGAATTACTCGAGATGGGCCCACAAGCAGTCCTCATCAAGGGCGGACACTTGGATAGCACGCACACTCAAATTACCGATTACTTAATGTGGCGCTCCATGGAAGACGGTCTTGAAGTTGTGCAATCAAAAGAATTCAAACACTATCGTGTCAATACGGTAAATACGCACGGCACTGGATGTTCTTTAGCATCTGCCATTGCTACCTATCTAGCTGATGGTCATGATCTAGCTCATGCCGTTGCTAAGGCGATTGCCTATATAGAGGCAGGTTTAGAGGCGGGACGCTTCTTGAGTATTGGCGAAGGTCCGGGGCCGCTATGGCATATGCACGATTTTTATCCAACTTCATTGCTCGAAGAAAAAGGAAATTACTGA
- the thiE gene encoding thiamine phosphate synthase: protein MSLIRDLADQIVAAHRNEDLCIPIPTFSLNSPPPLIDNEAAVDHYELAGALAAIEMGFIESDARILGKAWSRMTLQDGGFNPFKWPSRPEHFDLLPWTRNMNPNAFKECPKRLGLYGVMPDADWVKRMVDAELPTVQLRFKSDEKSKIRKQIKESVAAVKDSKTLLFINDYWQEAIDAGAYGVHLGQEDLVDANLEEIRGAGLRLGLSTHGYAELAYADRFCPSYIAMGAVFPTNLKKMPTAPQGLGRLYRYAQLMSNYPLVAIGGIDQDSIHAVAKSGVGSVAVVRAITQAKDPKAAVKYLQELMQS from the coding sequence ATGAGCCTCATTCGTGACCTTGCTGATCAAATCGTTGCCGCACATCGCAATGAAGATTTATGCATTCCGATTCCGACCTTTAGTCTGAACTCTCCGCCTCCACTGATTGATAACGAAGCAGCCGTCGATCACTACGAATTGGCAGGCGCACTAGCTGCCATTGAAATGGGATTTATCGAGTCTGATGCCAGAATTCTGGGTAAGGCATGGTCACGCATGACATTGCAAGATGGTGGCTTTAATCCCTTTAAATGGCCCAGCAGGCCAGAGCATTTTGATTTATTGCCCTGGACTCGCAATATGAATCCCAATGCCTTTAAAGAGTGTCCAAAACGCCTGGGCTTGTATGGAGTCATGCCGGATGCTGATTGGGTAAAGCGCATGGTCGATGCAGAGTTGCCGACGGTACAACTTAGATTTAAGTCAGACGAAAAGTCTAAGATCCGAAAACAAATTAAAGAATCTGTTGCAGCAGTCAAAGATAGCAAGACCTTGCTATTCATTAATGACTATTGGCAAGAAGCAATTGATGCTGGCGCCTATGGCGTGCATTTAGGTCAAGAGGATTTAGTAGATGCCAACCTAGAAGAAATTCGGGGTGCGGGCTTAAGACTGGGACTAAGCACTCATGGCTATGCAGAGCTGGCTTATGCAGATCGCTTTTGCCCAAGCTACATTGCGATGGGCGCAGTCTTTCCAACAAATTTAAAGAAGATGCCTACAGCACCGCAAGGACTAGGTCGTTTATATCGATATGCTCAGCTCATGAGCAACTACCCACTGGTAGCGATTGGCGGCATTGATCAAGACAGCATTCATGCGGTAGCAAAAAGTGGTGTTGGCTCAGTAGCCGTTGTGAGAGCCATTACCCAAGCCAAAGACCCTAAGGCGGCGGTCAAATACTTACAAGAATTAATGCAGTCGTGA
- a CDS encoding thiazole synthase, which produces MNAPLPNNLNSADTLVLYGESFASRLLLGTSRYPSPQVLENSVEASNPGMITVSLRRQGTSTAEAHSGFWDLLKKMAVPVLPNTAGCHSPQEVITTAQMAREVFETDWIKLELIGDDYTLQPDVLRLVQTAETLIKDGFKVLPYCTEDLILCQRLVDVGCQAVMPWAAPIGTGQGPLNPYAMKLLRDRLKVPLLVDAGLGLPSHACTVMEWGFDGVLLNTAVALADDPVVMAKAFAMAVDAGRATFLSGAMKPQESAQASTPLVGTPFWHQS; this is translated from the coding sequence ATGAACGCTCCTTTACCTAATAACCTCAATAGCGCAGACACACTTGTCTTATATGGCGAGAGCTTTGCGAGCCGTTTGCTATTAGGAACCTCACGCTACCCTTCTCCACAGGTGCTTGAGAACTCAGTAGAGGCATCTAACCCTGGCATGATTACCGTAAGTTTGCGTCGCCAGGGAACATCAACCGCTGAAGCGCATAGCGGCTTTTGGGATTTGCTCAAAAAGATGGCAGTTCCCGTTTTACCAAATACCGCTGGTTGCCATAGCCCACAAGAAGTCATTACCACCGCGCAAATGGCGCGTGAAGTGTTTGAAACCGATTGGATCAAGTTGGAGCTCATTGGCGATGATTACACTTTGCAACCAGATGTCTTGCGCTTAGTGCAGACAGCAGAGACTCTGATTAAAGATGGCTTTAAGGTTCTGCCGTATTGCACGGAGGATCTCATTTTGTGCCAACGTCTGGTTGATGTCGGTTGCCAAGCAGTCATGCCTTGGGCGGCTCCAATTGGTACCGGACAGGGGCCTTTAAATCCCTATGCCATGAAACTGTTGCGCGACCGATTAAAAGTTCCGCTCTTGGTGGATGCTGGTCTAGGACTTCCTTCTCATGCCTGCACCGTCATGGAATGGGGGTTTGATGGTGTACTACTCAATACCGCAGTAGCCTTGGCGGATGATCCTGTGGTAATGGCCAAAGCCTTTGCTATGGCGGTTGATGCAGGTCGTGCCACCTTCTTATCGGGCGCCATGAAGCCTCAAGAGTCTGCTCAAGCAAGCACGCCTTTGGTGGGTACTCCGTTTTGGCATCAATCGTAG
- the thiS gene encoding sulfur carrier protein ThiS yields MRVIVNQVAYELPSKSMVSDALALIDAKPPYAVAVNLNFVPKTKHADFVLNEDDQIEVIAPVTGG; encoded by the coding sequence ATGCGCGTAATCGTTAATCAAGTGGCTTATGAGTTGCCCAGCAAGAGCATGGTGAGCGATGCTCTGGCCTTGATCGATGCGAAGCCACCTTATGCTGTTGCCGTGAATCTTAATTTTGTGCCCAAGACTAAGCATGCAGACTTTGTATTAAATGAGGATGATCAAATTGAAGTGATTGCCCCAGTTACTGGCGGTTGA